One window of the Populus nigra chromosome 4, ddPopNigr1.1, whole genome shotgun sequence genome contains the following:
- the LOC133691570 gene encoding protein LIGHT-DEPENDENT SHORT HYPOCOTYLS 10-like has translation MSRERGKDIAEGSIENQQPATPSRYESQKRRDWNTFGQYLKNQRPPVPLSQCNSNHVLDFLRYLDQFGKTKVHLQSCMFYGQPEPPAPCTCPLRQAWGSLDALIGRLRAAYEENGGTLETNPFANASIRVYLREVKDYQAKARGIPHKKKRKKQISSKGNDESSSEMQFP, from the coding sequence ATGTCCAGAGAAAGAGGAAAGGACATAGCTGAAGGATCCATTGAGAATCAACAACCAGCAACGCCTAGTCGTTATGAGTCGCAGAAGAGAAGGGACTGGAACACTTTTGGGCAGTACTTGAAGAACCAGAGGCCTCCAGTTCCACTTTCTCAGTGCAATAGCAACCATGTCCTAGATTTCCTTCGATATCTTGACCAGTTTGGCAAGACTAAGGTTCATCTACAAAGTTGCATGTTTTATGGGCAGCCTGAGCCCCCAGCTCCTTGTACTTGCCCTCTTAGACAAGCTTGGGGCAGCCTTGATGCTCTTATTGGGAGGCTTCGAGCAGCCTACGAGGAGAACGGAGGCACGCTAGAGACAAACCCTTTTGCTAATGCTTCTATTCGGGTTTACCTTAGAGAAGTAAAGGACTATCAAGCTAAGGCAAGGGGGATCCCccacaagaagaaaaggaagaagcagATTTCAAGCAAAGGAAATGATGAATCAAGCTCTGAGATGCAGTTTCCTTAA